One Flagellimonas sp. CMM7 genomic region harbors:
- a CDS encoding copper homeostasis protein CutC, whose protein sequence is MLIEVCANSLESALNAQEAGADRIELCAELGVGGITPSHGLIEMVKERLNIPIHVLIRPRSGHFTYSEWEFEVMKRDIAFCIEIGVDGIVSGMLHSDFTLDFERTKQLVEASKSLKFTFHRAFDWIPNPLEAMGRLEDLGIASVLSSGQQTSAEKGLDLLIELNAISRKCAVIAGGGVNMKNIEKFKKTELKAIHLSGTSFGDVINMNNKITMNSELHLKENQVAVTNMETIRQIVRSVK, encoded by the coding sequence GCGGATAGAATTGAGCTTTGTGCTGAATTGGGAGTAGGTGGAATTACGCCATCGCATGGATTAATTGAAATGGTAAAAGAACGCTTAAATATTCCCATTCATGTTTTAATTAGGCCAAGAAGTGGTCACTTTACGTATTCAGAGTGGGAGTTTGAAGTAATGAAGAGAGACATTGCTTTTTGTATTGAAATAGGAGTAGATGGGATAGTTTCCGGAATGCTTCATTCTGACTTCACTTTGGATTTTGAACGTACAAAACAATTGGTAGAGGCTTCAAAATCATTAAAATTCACTTTCCACCGTGCTTTTGACTGGATTCCTAATCCTTTGGAAGCTATGGGGCGACTTGAAGATTTGGGGATAGCTAGTGTGTTGTCATCAGGTCAACAGACATCTGCCGAAAAGGGATTGGACTTGCTTATTGAGCTTAACGCCATTTCAAGGAAATGTGCAGTTATTGCTGGAGGAGGAGTAAATATGAAGAACATTGAAAAATTTAAAAAGACGGAACTTAAGGCCATTCATCTTTCTGGCACATCCTTTGGCGATGTAATTAATATGAACAATAAGATTACAATGAACTCTGAACTACATTTGAAGGAGAATCAAGTGGCTGTAACAAACATGGAGACTATTCGTCAAATTGTTCGGAGCGTTAAATAA